One stretch of Streptomyces hygroscopicus DNA includes these proteins:
- a CDS encoding pectate lyase, translated as MRSTHDHGTTDDIGDLTSATHATSALSTPVTARNRRRLTAVAAGVAATLALGGLATVSAHDADSADSARSESTQATAARLFAETTPIGFGAGTTGGGNATATTVTSLDAFKAAVTGDKAKVVKVSGLFSLTGQVDIGSNTTVLGVGSGSGFTGGGLRLKEATNVIVRNLNLSKPRKPSDAITVQKSTKVWIDHNTLSADRDHDKDYYDGLLDISHGSDNITVSWNRLADHFKGSLVGHSDNNASEDTGHLKVTYHHNWFTNVYSRIPSLRFGTGHFYDNYVQGAETGVHSRMGAQTLVENNVFRDTEVAVTTSRDSDIDGYAVLRGNDLGGAATEVSQTGSFTTPPYAYTAEPASSVVATVTAQAGAGKL; from the coding sequence ATGCGCTCGACGCACGACCACGGCACCACGGACGACATCGGTGACCTCACCAGCGCCACCCATGCCACCAGCGCCTTGAGTACCCCCGTCACCGCCCGCAACCGACGCCGACTGACGGCGGTCGCCGCGGGCGTCGCCGCGACGCTCGCCCTCGGCGGCCTCGCCACGGTCTCCGCCCATGACGCGGACTCGGCCGACTCCGCACGCTCCGAGAGCACACAAGCCACCGCCGCGCGTCTCTTCGCCGAGACCACCCCCATCGGCTTCGGCGCCGGCACCACGGGCGGCGGAAACGCCACCGCCACCACCGTGACCTCCCTGGACGCCTTCAAGGCCGCCGTCACCGGCGACAAGGCCAAGGTGGTCAAGGTCTCCGGGCTGTTCTCCCTCACCGGCCAGGTGGACATCGGCTCCAACACCACCGTGCTGGGCGTGGGTTCGGGCTCCGGCTTCACCGGCGGCGGACTGCGGCTGAAGGAGGCGACGAACGTCATCGTCCGCAACCTCAACCTCAGCAAGCCCCGGAAACCGTCCGACGCCATCACCGTGCAGAAGTCCACGAAGGTGTGGATCGACCACAACACCCTCTCCGCCGACCGCGACCACGACAAGGACTACTACGACGGTCTGCTGGACATCAGCCACGGCTCCGACAACATCACCGTCTCCTGGAACAGACTCGCCGACCACTTCAAGGGCAGCCTGGTCGGCCACAGCGACAACAACGCGAGCGAGGACACCGGCCACCTCAAGGTGACGTACCACCACAACTGGTTCACGAACGTCTACTCCCGCATCCCCAGCCTGCGCTTCGGCACCGGCCACTTCTACGACAACTACGTCCAGGGCGCGGAAACCGGTGTGCACTCCCGGATGGGCGCGCAGACGCTGGTGGAGAACAACGTCTTCCGTGACACCGAGGTGGCCGTGACCACCAGCCGGGACAGCGACATCGACGGCTATGCGGTGTTGCGCGGCAACGACCTGGGCGGGGCGGCCACGGAGGTGTCCCAGACCGGCAGCTTCACCACCCCGCCGTACGCGTACACGGCGGAACCGGCGTCCTCCGTCGTGGCGACCGTCACCGCCCAGGCGGGCGCGGGCAAGCTCTGA
- a CDS encoding protocatechuate dioxygenase — translation MLMTDLSSAPMGRRRVLVAGSAAAAAIGIGAGTAAARPETASTATRSTGTAAARDAAAICTLTKELTEGPYYLDHALVRSNVAEDKKGAPLQLTLTVVDTATCAPLDKALVEIWYCDALGEYSGFVGNNGHQEPDNGRFLRGAVLTGADGVANLTGIYPGWYRGRCIHVHLKVHTDVTLTSDGSFTGGNEIHTGQLFFDEKITEAVAKLSPYSTNTVPRTPLSADGIYGNGGIAAGLLAVTALGSTPSAGYRGTLTVGVDPDA, via the coding sequence ATGCTCATGACAGACCTATCCTCCGCCCCCATGGGGCGCCGACGCGTACTGGTCGCCGGAAGCGCGGCCGCCGCGGCCATCGGAATCGGCGCGGGCACGGCCGCCGCCCGCCCCGAGACGGCCTCCACCGCCACCAGAAGCACTGGTACTGCAGCGGCCCGCGATGCCGCCGCCATCTGCACGCTCACCAAGGAGCTCACCGAGGGCCCGTACTACCTCGACCACGCCCTCGTACGCTCCAACGTCGCCGAGGACAAGAAGGGAGCCCCGCTCCAGCTCACCCTCACCGTCGTGGACACCGCCACCTGCGCACCGCTCGACAAGGCGCTGGTGGAGATCTGGTACTGCGACGCGCTCGGCGAGTACTCCGGCTTCGTCGGCAACAACGGCCACCAGGAGCCGGACAACGGCAGGTTCCTGCGCGGTGCCGTACTCACCGGCGCCGACGGGGTGGCCAACCTCACCGGCATCTACCCCGGCTGGTACCGCGGCCGCTGCATCCACGTCCACCTCAAGGTGCACACGGACGTCACGCTCACCTCGGACGGCTCGTTCACCGGCGGCAACGAGATCCACACCGGACAGCTCTTCTTCGACGAGAAGATCACCGAGGCGGTGGCCAAGCTCTCCCCGTACTCCACCAACACCGTTCCCCGCACTCCCCTGTCCGCCGACGGCATCTACGGCAACGGCGGCATCGCCGCCGGGCTGCTCGCCGTGACGGCGCTGGGCAGCACCCCGTCCGCCGGTTACCGCGGCACGCTCACGGTCGGCGTCGACCCGGACGCCTGA
- a CDS encoding alpha-N-arabinofuranosidase — MPQIPSASDSASDSARFTLDPAFAVGEVNPRLFGSFVEHLGRCVYTGIHEPGHPAADEAGLRTDVLALIRELGVSVIRYPGGNFVSGYKWEDGVGPVESRPRRLDLAWRSTETNRFGLSEYIDFVRKVDGEPMMALNLGTRGVADALELQEYANHPSGTALAELRIGHGDKDPYGIGLWCLGNEMDGPWQTGHKTAEEYGRLAAETARAMRQIDPDVELVACGSSNQSMPTFATWEATVLRETYDLVDHISLHAYYEERDGDRDSFLASAVDMESFIENIVATCDHIGARLKSKKKINLSFDEWNVWYQTHYHNAEPLNWEEAPRLLEDNYSVTDAVVVGSLLIALLRHADRVTVACLAQLVNVIAPIMTEPGGPAWRQTTFYPFAQASAHGRGRVLQVNVDSPVYETAVYGEVPLLHATAVLDESTGAVTVFAVNRDQHRPLPLEIALHAMPVARVVEHTVLADADPEARNTLTDPERVIPHPGEGTALVDGALRTTLEPMSWNVIRLA; from the coding sequence ATGCCGCAGATCCCTTCCGCTTCCGACTCCGCTTCCGACTCCGCCCGGTTCACCCTCGACCCCGCCTTCGCCGTCGGCGAGGTCAACCCCCGCCTCTTCGGCTCGTTCGTCGAGCACCTCGGACGCTGCGTCTACACCGGCATCCATGAGCCGGGCCACCCGGCCGCCGATGAGGCCGGGCTGCGTACCGACGTCCTCGCGCTCATCCGCGAGCTGGGCGTCAGCGTCATCCGGTATCCCGGTGGCAACTTCGTCTCCGGCTACAAGTGGGAGGACGGCGTCGGGCCGGTGGAGTCGCGTCCGCGCCGGCTCGATCTCGCGTGGCGTTCCACCGAGACCAATCGGTTCGGTCTCTCCGAGTACATCGACTTCGTCCGCAAGGTCGACGGTGAGCCCATGATGGCGCTCAACCTCGGCACACGCGGTGTCGCGGACGCCCTTGAGCTGCAGGAGTACGCCAACCACCCGTCCGGCACCGCGCTCGCCGAGCTCCGGATCGGCCACGGTGACAAGGATCCGTACGGCATCGGGCTGTGGTGTCTGGGCAATGAGATGGACGGCCCCTGGCAGACCGGGCACAAGACCGCCGAGGAGTACGGACGGCTCGCCGCCGAGACCGCCCGCGCGATGCGGCAGATCGACCCGGACGTGGAGCTCGTGGCCTGCGGCAGTTCCAACCAGTCGATGCCGACGTTCGCCACCTGGGAGGCGACGGTCCTGCGGGAGACCTACGACCTCGTGGACCACATCTCCCTGCACGCCTACTACGAGGAGCGCGACGGCGACCGCGACTCCTTCCTCGCCTCGGCCGTGGACATGGAGTCCTTCATCGAGAACATCGTCGCCACCTGCGATCACATCGGCGCCCGGCTGAAGTCGAAGAAGAAGATCAACCTCTCCTTCGACGAGTGGAACGTCTGGTACCAGACCCACTACCACAACGCCGAGCCGCTCAACTGGGAGGAGGCCCCACGCCTCCTGGAGGACAACTACTCCGTCACCGACGCCGTCGTGGTCGGCTCGCTGCTGATCGCGCTGCTCCGCCACGCCGACCGCGTCACCGTCGCCTGCCTCGCCCAACTGGTCAACGTCATCGCCCCGATCATGACCGAACCCGGCGGCCCGGCCTGGCGGCAGACCACCTTCTACCCCTTCGCGCAGGCGTCGGCCCATGGGCGGGGGAGGGTGCTGCAGGTCAACGTCGACAGCCCGGTGTACGAGACGGCCGTCTACGGCGAGGTCCCGCTGCTGCACGCCACCGCCGTCCTCGACGAGTCCACCGGCGCGGTGACGGTCTTCGCGGTCAACCGGGACCAGCACCGCCCCCTCCCGCTGGAGATCGCCCTGCACGCCATGCCGGTGGCCCGCGTGGTCGAGCACACCGTGCTCGCCGACGCCGACCCCGAGGCCCGTAACACCCTCACGGACCCCGAGCGCGTCATCCCGCACCCCGGCGAGGGCACGGCGCTCGTGGACGGCGCTCTGCGCACCACGCTCGAGCCGATGTCCTGGAACGTCATCCGCCTGGCCTGA